One Argentina anserina chromosome 6, drPotAnse1.1, whole genome shotgun sequence genomic window, TCTTGAGTGGAGTCCCAAAGTTCAATATGACAATACCAACCACTCCTCTGCTCCCATGCTGACATGGCGATTTTCTCTGTACCTGAAACAAGAACAAGCTTtcggttaacaaaaaaagtcATTCATCCATCACAAACtatataaattacaaaacaATGTAATGAGTTAAAATGACACATTCTAAAATATCCCATCAACTATATCAGTTTCTTATAGCACCTGGACACAACTATGTTAAGTGGCCTTATAGATGCTACATTGCACTTAAAATCAACACACCCAACATTCCTCATCAAAATAGACAAAGCTCAACCCCAAAAGCAACATTACTATCGAAAACAATTTAGAACAATGTACATTCTTTACAACTAAAACCAGACCCTTTTCACCTAAAATGGCGTTGCACCTTTTCGACGCGTCACAAGACAGCACATGAACCGACTGAATCCCGAGAGCATCGGCCGATCGGAACACCGCCGACACATTCCCAAAGTCTCCCAAACCCTCCACCACCAAGCACACCGAGTAGCTCCGATTCCTCACCACATTTCTAAACCTCTCCTTCCTCACATCCATTATCAAAGGGTCCACCGCTTCCAGCATGTCCCCGCTGCTGAGGTAAGCGCCGCCGCAGTCGAATCTGTCCAGGTACGGAAACCACCGCCCTCCGCCGCCGCTGCCGGACCGGAGATGGCGGCGCTCCATTTACATGAACTTCACGACGTCGTCTCGGTGCGTGAGGATGTGCTCCACCGTGTCTTGTGACTCCGACGGATCTAGGGTTTCGGAAGTTGGGGACGGAGCTTCGTCGGCGAAATATGCGGCGGCTTCTGCTGCAATTGAAGCGTGTGGCCGAGAAGCGACGTTGTTCTGGGAGAGTCTGAGCCCTAATTTGATCAAAGGCACACAATTTGAATCATATGGTTGTGATTTTTGGGGGTAGAAAtttctagagagagagagagagagtacctTTTTTGGGGGAAAGAGGAGAGAAGCGAAGATTGAGGAGAGGGTTGAATTTTGGTGAATTTTGGCGCGAAGCTTGAGAGTGAGATTTCCAGTGAGAACTGAAGTTTTGGGGATTGGATAAAGCTCCGGGATTTTTACTGCAGCTAAACGACGTCGTTCGCGGGTCGAATGTTCGGAGCAATAATCATTCGGCCCATGCGACCAAACATAACTAGATCGGGCTTGGAGAAATTatggttttatttttgttttaatattttttttcaatttccttTCCTGTATCCTACCACTTAACTACGCAAAAGGGTCGCATCCGCCACAAACAAGTCTCTGTCGTGACCAAACAATTTACAGAACATCTGTATTCATCGCCGATCTCCCTTAATTGGTAACcttaaattttatattatctttctgaagaaaaaaaatatgcaaGAAGGTGATTAGGTGAAGCATGACATATAGGAGAGTGATATCACAAAATAGTGTACACCTCTTGTAATTAAGGATGTCAATGCCTTGGGAGGCAGAGTATTTAAAATTAAGTTCAAACATTGATTAAGTCATTTATTTAGTCTTTTGCCGAGGGAACCATTTCTCCGATATCCATGGCCTTGAGAACAGTTGGGGTTTAAGAGAAGGagaatttgagagagaaaCTTTAGCTCTGTTCTATCGACTTTGAGAGAATGAAATAGAGAAGAGCAGCTATATGAGCTACAAATCCTACAATGCTCTAACAAACTTGATGATCTGTCCAATGTCCATCACACATTCTCTAGTCATTAAGTACAAAGTTCTACCTAATTATGT contains:
- the LOC126797387 gene encoding LOW QUALITY PROTEIN: uncharacterized protein LOC126797387 (The sequence of the model RefSeq protein was modified relative to this genomic sequence to represent the inferred CDS: deleted 1 base in 1 codon; substituted 2 bases at 2 genomic stop codons); the encoded protein is MDRGVGGLPLEKERVGNGVGAWIGWKESELKAVDFGVLSKEQGDVGGLCSRHRRGGRYQGDQAVLGGGEHGSEEEEGVLTGNLTLKLRAKIHQNSTLSSIFASLLFPPKKVLSLSLSRNFYPQKSQPYDSNCVPLIKLGLRLSQNNVASRPHASIAAEAAAYFADEAPSPTSETLDPSESQDTVEHILTHRDDVVKFMXMERRHLRSGSGGGGRWFPYLDRFDCGGAYLSSGDMLEAVDPLIMDVRKERFRNVVRNRSYSVCLVVEGLGDFGNVSAVFRSADALGIQSVHVLSCDASKRYRENRHVSMGAEEWLVLHIELWDSTQECFEVLTSRGYXIATTHVGMDAVSIYGMDWSCPTAILVGNENRGISDEALDLSDLHCSIPMKGMVDSFNVSVAAGILMHHAVCDRTSRLGSHGDLTPEENQILLADFSLRHSKNSISIAHE